In Methanobacterium paludis, the following proteins share a genomic window:
- a CDS encoding GMC family oxidoreductase N-terminal domain-containing protein, with translation MKAIVVGSGAGGGAAARELAMNGFDVTILEAGKAFKPFTRRLTMTEPIRKAGLLGSEKTISRIFPYMDVMRSERDLVLVRGIGTGGCTTLSCGNMVRADHGLKEIGLDLTPEFEELEKIIGVQPFPKKRWRPLTRTMFESAKDLGLNPHPTPKAVEARLCTSCGLCEMGCSTGARWDSRRFLDDALKMGALLRTSSPVQRIVIENGHVKGVVIRSGRSTETIEGDVVVLAAGGIGTAQILKNSVLPAEDHLWVDIVLTLGGVSKGAKQLKEPPMVWYTEHDDYILSPYLDVLSHWFHKPWRNVPLNDRVGIMVKMADMEEGTVSKDGSVHKNISLQDRNKIDTAVSHAKEIMESSGVSGPFVKGMYNGGHLGGTVPLKKEDVPSMKPSWLPEGLWVADLSLAPRSQGLPTILLASAMALRVARKVIQD, from the coding sequence ATGAAAGCAATAGTTGTAGGATCGGGTGCAGGAGGAGGAGCAGCTGCACGTGAATTAGCCATGAATGGATTCGATGTCACTATACTTGAAGCAGGAAAAGCATTCAAACCCTTCACCAGGCGTTTGACAATGACCGAACCCATCAGAAAGGCGGGTCTTCTTGGAAGCGAAAAAACCATCAGCCGTATATTTCCTTATATGGATGTAATGCGTTCTGAACGGGATCTGGTACTTGTGAGAGGCATTGGTACAGGCGGCTGCACCACTTTATCCTGCGGTAATATGGTACGAGCTGATCATGGGTTAAAAGAGATAGGGCTCGATCTTACACCGGAATTTGAAGAGCTTGAAAAGATCATAGGTGTGCAACCATTTCCAAAGAAAAGATGGAGGCCTTTAACCAGAACTATGTTTGAATCCGCCAAAGATTTAGGTTTAAACCCACATCCAACTCCAAAAGCTGTTGAAGCCCGTTTGTGTACTTCTTGCGGACTTTGTGAAATGGGATGTTCAACTGGGGCACGCTGGGACTCAAGGCGGTTTTTAGACGATGCCCTGAAAATGGGCGCCCTGCTCCGCACATCGTCCCCTGTGCAAAGGATTGTAATTGAAAATGGACATGTAAAAGGTGTTGTTATTAGATCTGGTCGTTCAACTGAGACTATTGAAGGAGATGTGGTTGTGCTGGCTGCTGGGGGAATTGGAACAGCCCAGATATTGAAAAACTCAGTTTTACCTGCAGAGGACCATCTCTGGGTTGATATTGTTCTTACACTTGGAGGAGTTTCTAAAGGGGCTAAACAACTTAAAGAACCTCCTATGGTATGGTACACAGAACACGACGACTACATATTATCCCCCTACCTTGACGTACTGTCGCACTGGTTCCACAAACCATGGAGAAATGTGCCATTAAACGATCGGGTTGGTATAATGGTAAAAATGGCAGATATGGAGGAAGGTACTGTTTCTAAAGATGGATCTGTGCATAAGAATATTTCTTTGCAGGACAGAAACAAAATCGACACGGCAGTTTCCCATGCAAAGGAAATAATGGAATCATCAGGTGTTTCAGGTCCATTTGTAAAGGGAATGTACAACGGAGGCCATCTTGGTGGGACAGTTCCCCTGAAAAAAGAGGATGTACCTTCAATGAAACCTTCATGGCTGCCGGAGGGATTGTGGGTCGCTGACCTCTCACTTGCTCCTCGGTCACAGGGTCTCCCAACCATATTGCTGGCTTCGGCCATGGCTTTAAGGGTGGCAAGGAAAGTTATACAGGATTAA
- a CDS encoding flavodoxin family protein, which yields MKILAIIGSPKGKGNSYKVTKEVEEKMNGMEDVTFEYLFLKDVDLQMCRGCFSCVIKGENFCPIKDDRAEIEDKMLKSDGIIFVTPCYCQNVSALMKNFIDRLSYVFHRPRFFNQKAMVLATTGGAGLKETLDYLSKLEVWGFGPVITLGAIYPPWPASEGLKIKNNKKIVGSVEEFYKKLKGQKHPSPGFNQYMHFRFMKMTSDMKEYLPADNEFYKDKNEFFYPVKINPFKKGLASLMIKIAMFMMRDMGPEEVK from the coding sequence ATGAAAATATTAGCAATAATTGGAAGCCCCAAGGGTAAAGGTAACAGCTACAAAGTTACAAAAGAAGTTGAGGAAAAAATGAATGGCATGGAAGATGTAACTTTTGAATATCTTTTCCTCAAAGACGTTGATCTACAAATGTGCCGTGGCTGCTTTTCATGCGTCATTAAGGGGGAAAATTTCTGCCCTATTAAAGATGACAGGGCCGAAATTGAGGATAAAATGCTTAAATCAGACGGTATCATATTCGTAACACCGTGCTACTGCCAGAACGTATCAGCACTCATGAAAAACTTTATAGACCGTTTGTCCTATGTATTCCACAGGCCGCGCTTTTTCAACCAGAAAGCCATGGTTTTGGCCACAACAGGAGGTGCAGGGTTAAAAGAAACTTTAGACTATCTATCCAAGCTTGAAGTTTGGGGATTTGGGCCCGTAATTACGCTTGGTGCCATTTATCCACCATGGCCCGCATCTGAAGGTCTTAAAATTAAAAATAATAAAAAAATAGTTGGATCTGTAGAAGAGTTCTACAAAAAACTTAAGGGACAAAAACATCCTTCTCCGGGATTTAACCAATACATGCACTTCCGTTTCATGAAAATGACCTCAGACATGAAAGAATATTTACCTGCAGATAACGAGTTTTATAAAGATAAAAATGAGTTTTTTTATCCAGTTAAAATTAATCCTTTCAAGAAAGGGCTTGCATCACTCATGATAAAAATTGCCATGTTCATGATGAGAGATATGGGCCCTGAGGAGGTTAAATAA